The genomic DNA TCGAGCTCGCGCTCGACCTGGCCACCCGCGCCGCGATCGGGCCACCGCCGGGGGAGGGCGGCTGATGCTGATCGGCGAGGTCGCCCGACGCTCAGGGGTGAGCGTGCGGATGCTGCGTCACTACGACCGGCTCGGTCTGGTCACGCCGAGCGAGCGCACGTCAGGTGGCTACCGCGAGTACGCCGAGGCCGACGTCCGCAGGCTCCTGCACGTCGAGAGCCTGCGGGCGTTCGGGCTGACCCTGGAGCAGGTCGGACGGGCGCTCGACGAGGACGACTTCTCGCCGATGCGGCTGATCGACGACCTGGCCGCGCGGACGCAGGAGCGCATCGACGCCGAGACCGAGCTGCTGGCCAGGCTGAAGCACCTGCGCTCGACGTCGACCGAGACGTGGGGCTCGGCGCTGCAGGTGATCGGGCTGCTGCGGGCGGTCGAGTCGGGGTCGGGTGCCCGGCGTACGCACGCGCTGCTCACCCACGGTGACGCCGACCTGCCGGCCGACGCGCTGGCCGAGCGCCTGCTCGCCGAGGACGACCCCAACGTCGCGGGCACCCTGCTGTGGGCGCTCGCGCGGGCTGACGGTCACGGTCTCGCAGTGCTGACGCGCGGACTGGGGGCGGACGACGTCGTCGTACGCCGCCGGGCCGTGCGTGCGCTGTCCTCGCTCGTCGACGACGAGTCGGTCGCGACGCTGCTGCCCGGGCTCGACGACGCGGACGTGCAGGTGGGCGAGACCGCCGCCCTCGTGCTCGGCCTCCACGGTCGACCCGAGGCGCTGCGTCCGCTCGTGCAGATGGTGGTGTCCGGGCGCCGGGACGTCGAGGCCGCCGAGGCGCTGGGCGCGCTGGCTGGTTCGGACCTGGGCGCTGCGGGTGTGGTCGAGGCTCTCCTCGGTGCGGCGACGTCGGTCGCCGAGGCCGGACGGCCGAGCGCTCGACTTCGCGTGACGCAGGCGCTCGCCGAGATCGACCACGCGGAGGCCACCGGCGCGCTCCGGTCGTTGGCCACGGACACCGACCCGACGGTCGCAGCCACAGCAGCAGGGGTGCTGAAAACCCGGTGAGGCACCGTGCCGTGTCTGCCTACGGTGGCGAGCATGGTGGACGCCGCTTTCGCTGACCCGCGCCTGGCCCGGCTCTACGACGTGCTCGATCCCGACCGCAGTGACCTGGATGTGTACGCCGCTCTGCTCGACGATCTCGGAGCGTCGTCGGTGCTCGACATCGGTTGTGGCACAGGCACGTTCGCGTGCATGCTCGCGTCGGCCGGTCTCGACGTGATCGCCGTCGATCCTGCGCTCGCCTCGCTCGACGTCGCCCGTGCCAAGCCGTACGCCGACCGCGTCCGCTGGGTGCACGGCGACGCCACCGCTCTGCCGTCCGTGCAGGTCGACGCTGCGACCATGACCGCCAACGTTGCGCAGGTGTTCGTCACGGACGAGACGTGGCGGGAGACGCTGGCGGCGGCGTACGCGGCACTGCGACCCGGTGGGCACCTGGTGTTCGAGACCCGGGTGCCGGCGTACCGGGCGTGGGAGTCGTGGACCCGTGAGGTGTCGTACGCCGAGGCGCCGGGCGACGGGGTGGACGAGACCTGGTTCGATCTGCTGGACGTGACGGGCGACCCCGACGCTGTCAGCGCTGGGACGCCGCTGCTCGTGACGTTCTGTGGCACGGTCGTGCTGACCTCGGGGGAGCGCTTGTCGTCGACCTCGACGTTGCGATTTCGCTCGCGGGTCGAGGTCGAGTCCTCGTTGGCCGCAACGGGATTCGAGATTGTC from Luteipulveratus halotolerans includes the following:
- a CDS encoding class I SAM-dependent methyltransferase, whose translation is MVDAAFADPRLARLYDVLDPDRSDLDVYAALLDDLGASSVLDIGCGTGTFACMLASAGLDVIAVDPALASLDVARAKPYADRVRWVHGDATALPSVQVDAATMTANVAQVFVTDETWRETLAAAYAALRPGGHLVFETRVPAYRAWESWTREVSYAEAPGDGVDETWFDLLDVTGDPDAVSAGTPLLVTFCGTVVLTSGERLSSTSTLRFRSRVEVESSLAATGFEIVDVLDAPDRPGREWVFVARRP
- a CDS encoding HEAT repeat domain-containing protein; its protein translation is MLIGEVARRSGVSVRMLRHYDRLGLVTPSERTSGGYREYAEADVRRLLHVESLRAFGLTLEQVGRALDEDDFSPMRLIDDLAARTQERIDAETELLARLKHLRSTSTETWGSALQVIGLLRAVESGSGARRTHALLTHGDADLPADALAERLLAEDDPNVAGTLLWALARADGHGLAVLTRGLGADDVVVRRRAVRALSSLVDDESVATLLPGLDDADVQVGETAALVLGLHGRPEALRPLVQMVVSGRRDVEAAEALGALAGSDLGAAGVVEALLGAATSVAEAGRPSARLRVTQALAEIDHAEATGALRSLATDTDPTVAATAAGVLKTR